A DNA window from Malus domestica chromosome 12, GDT2T_hap1 contains the following coding sequences:
- the LOC103413526 gene encoding syntaxin-121-like gives MNDLLSSSFSEDSPDHHVIEMAATSTELNKFFQDVESVQNELNELQKINKSLQSAHEQSKSLHNSKAVKDLRSRMDADVHTALKTAKVLKVQLDALDKSNAANRSLPGCGPGSSSDRTRTSVVNGLRKKLKDSMDSFNDLRNKISSEHRETVQRRYFTVTGDNPDDKTLDLLISTGESETFLQKAIQEQGRWRVLDTIQEIQERHDGVKAMERNLNELHQVFMDMAVLVQAQGDQLDDIQGHVERANSYVHAGTQQLQKARFFQKNSRKWTCYGIILLLIIVGIILAATLPK, from the exons ATGAACGATTTGCTCTCCAGCTCCTTCTCCGAGGACTCGCCGGACCACCATGTCATTGAAATGGCGGCGACATCCACCGAACTCAACAAGTTTTTCCAGGACGTGGAGTCGGTCCAGAACGAGCTCAATGAGCTTCAAAAGATCAATAAGAGCTTGCAAAGCGCACACGAGCAGAGCAAGAGTCTCCACAACTCCAAGGCAGTCAAGGACCTCCGATCCCGCATGGACGCGGACGTCCATACCGCCCTTAAGACCGCTAAGGTTCTTAAGGTGCAGTTGGATGCATTGGACAAGTCCAACGCCGCCAATCGGAGCTTGCCTGGCTGCGGTCCTGGCTCCTCATCTGACCGGACACGGACGTCGGTGGTCAACGGGCTGAGGAAGAAGCTAAAGGATTCCATGGATAGCTTTAACGACTTGAGGAACAAGATCTCATCGGAGCATAGAGAGACCGTTCAGCGTAGGTACTTCACGGTCACCGGAGATAACCCCGACGACAAAACCCTAGACCTTCTCATCTCTACAG GTGAGAGCGAGACATTTTTACAGAAGGCAATCCAAGAGCAAGGAAGATGGAGGGTTTTGGACACCATACAAGAGATTCAAGAGAGACATGATGGTGTGAAGGCCATGGAAAGGAATCTGAATGAGTTGCACCAGGTGTTCATGGACATGGCAGTTCTTGTGCAAGCTCAAGGTGACCAGTTGGACGACATTCAGGGTCATGTGGAGAGAGCTAACTCGTACGTGCATGCTGGCACCCAGCAGTTGCAGAAGGCCAGGTTCTTCCAGAAAAACAGTCGTAAATGGACTTGTTATGGCATCATACTCTTGCTCATCATCGTTGGGATTATATTGGCCGCGACGC